The following are encoded in a window of Artemia franciscana chromosome 5, ASM3288406v1, whole genome shotgun sequence genomic DNA:
- the LOC136027725 gene encoding uncharacterized protein LOC136027725 encodes MGAWRNLGKKSFDSKTVPLDRKSFHITPIFKKGDKTNAKNYRSISLTSAVAKTLEHIVNAQILTQLLSNIILSPDQHGFLPVKSVETNLLETYNISTDVLEKEVLVDLILLDLAKAFDKVPHRRLRAKLLSVGIHTHVAEWVMNFLTGQEQQV; translated from the coding sequence AAGTCTTTCGACTCAAAGACTGTGCCTTTGGATCGGAAGAGTTTTCACATTACACCAATATtcaagaaaggtgataagaccAATGCAAAGAATTATCGGTCGATCAGCTTAACCTCGGCTGTAGCAAAAACCCTGGAACATATTGTGAACGCCCAAATTCTGACTCAGCTTCTGTCCAACATTATACTGTCACCGGACCAGCACGGCTTCCTTCCGGTGAAGTCAGTGGAAACCAACCTACTTGAAACTTACAATATCAGCACTGACGTTCTTGAGAAGGAAGTACTTGTTGACCTTATTTTGCTTGACCTTGCCAAAGCGTTCGACAAGGTGCCCCACAGACGCCTTAGGGCCAAATTATTGTCAGTTGGCATCCACACTCATGTAGCAGAATGGGTGATGAATTTCCTGACAGGCCAAGAGCAGCAGGTCTGA